Proteins from a single region of Streptomyces spinoverrucosus:
- a CDS encoding helix-turn-helix domain-containing protein, with product MHTAKKTKKVGSWQAVGAVLAHYRKRARLTQEQFAELANIHVDTVGSIEQGRLALQPDRAVEFDELLGTGGGLAVLVERMPVRERIVQFAQGLVDHEQEAVSLLSYDAQVVPGLLQTRDYCRAVFDFRYPAIGSETAEQWVNARMERQLVWQRERPPVGHFVLEESVLRRQVGGPEVMREQIRQILEYTEPVHMSVQIMPMDRTPHAGLDGPLVLLETPEHERLVYLEVQRASFLVDDPDEVSDYHHKYGMLRSQALSPDESVRLLNGLLGES from the coding sequence ATGCACACGGCGAAGAAGACCAAGAAGGTCGGTTCCTGGCAGGCGGTCGGTGCGGTGCTCGCCCACTACCGGAAGCGAGCCCGTCTCACGCAGGAGCAGTTCGCCGAGTTGGCGAACATTCACGTGGACACGGTGGGGTCCATCGAGCAGGGGCGGCTCGCGCTTCAGCCGGATCGGGCGGTGGAGTTCGACGAACTGCTGGGGACGGGTGGGGGGTTGGCCGTGCTGGTGGAGAGGATGCCGGTGCGGGAGAGGATCGTGCAGTTCGCTCAAGGTCTCGTCGATCACGAACAGGAGGCGGTCAGCCTCCTGTCGTACGATGCTCAGGTGGTTCCCGGGCTTCTCCAGACCCGGGACTACTGCCGGGCCGTCTTCGACTTCAGGTATCCGGCAATCGGGAGTGAGACGGCCGAGCAGTGGGTGAACGCCCGCATGGAACGGCAGTTGGTCTGGCAACGGGAACGGCCGCCCGTGGGCCACTTCGTCTTGGAGGAGAGCGTCCTGCGACGCCAGGTCGGCGGCCCTGAGGTGATGCGTGAACAGATCCGGCAAATCCTGGAGTACACCGAGCCCGTACACATGAGCGTGCAGATCATGCCGATGGACCGGACACCACACGCCGGTCTCGACGGGCCCCTGGTGCTGCTGGAGACCCCGGAACACGAGCGCCTGGTCTACCTGGAAGTGCAGCGCGCGAGCTTCCTCGTCGATGACCCAGATGAGGTCAGCGACTATCACCACAAGTATGGAATGCTGCGGTCACAGGCCCTCTCTCCCGACGAGAGCGTGCGCCTCTTGAACGGACTGCTAGGAGAGTCATGA
- a CDS encoding acyl-CoA carboxylase subunit epsilon codes for MNSPDIRVEKGHAEPEEVAAITAILLARAAAHTATSTPAHRGRAKAGWRRLEREPGFRAPHSWHG; via the coding sequence ATGAACAGCCCTGACATCCGCGTCGAGAAGGGCCACGCCGAGCCCGAGGAAGTCGCCGCCATCACGGCGATCCTGCTGGCCCGCGCGGCCGCCCACACCGCCACGTCCACCCCGGCCCACCGCGGCCGCGCCAAGGCCGGCTGGCGCCGCCTGGAGCGCGAGCCGGGCTTCCGGGCCCCGCACAGCTGGCACGGCTAG
- a CDS encoding MarR family winged helix-turn-helix transcriptional regulator, producing the protein MSPNPDPTPARLRAIPSRLLAGAAVVADRLVGERLAAEGAHKWHFAVLTALTEAGAASQAELSRRTGIYRSDMVAVLNDLADAECVRRDPDPADRRRNVITLTPIGRRRLERLDALIADAQRELLAPLSPGEQGELTRLLAALTEHHQPPHDAR; encoded by the coding sequence ATGAGCCCGAACCCCGACCCCACCCCGGCCCGGCTGCGCGCCATCCCCAGCCGGCTGCTCGCCGGGGCCGCGGTCGTCGCCGACCGGCTCGTCGGCGAGCGCCTGGCCGCCGAGGGCGCTCACAAGTGGCACTTCGCCGTGCTGACCGCCCTGACCGAGGCCGGCGCCGCCAGCCAGGCCGAACTCAGCCGCCGCACCGGCATCTACCGCAGCGACATGGTCGCCGTCCTCAACGACCTCGCCGACGCCGAATGCGTCCGTCGCGACCCCGACCCCGCCGACCGCCGCCGCAACGTCATCACCCTCACCCCCATCGGCCGCCGCCGGCTGGAGCGCCTCGACGCGCTCATCGCCGACGCCCAGCGCGAGTTGCTCGCCCCCCTCTCACCCGGCGAACAGGGCGAACTCACCCGCCTGCTCGCCGCCCTGACCGAGCACCACCAGCCCCCGCACGACGCGCGATAG
- a CDS encoding serine protease → MKTFLKALKRCAAAGAAALAMVSLQPVSAAQAAPAPVVGGTRAAQGEFPFMVRLSMGCGGALYTQQIVLTAAHCVGATGNNTSITATAGVVDLQSTNGRVQVRSTKVYRAPGYNGDGKDWALIKLAQPINLPTLKIATTAQYNTGTFTVAGWGAAREGGGQQRYLLKADVPFVSDATCRSYSGYSGLIAGEEICAGYTAGGVDTCQGDSGGPMFRRDAAGAWVQVGITSWGIGCARPNAPGVYTEVSTFASAIASAAATL, encoded by the coding sequence GTGAAGACTTTCCTCAAGGCCCTCAAGAGATGCGCGGCCGCCGGTGCGGCCGCGCTCGCGATGGTCAGCCTTCAGCCCGTGTCGGCCGCGCAGGCGGCCCCCGCGCCCGTCGTCGGCGGTACGCGCGCCGCGCAGGGCGAGTTCCCGTTCATGGTCCGGCTGTCGATGGGCTGTGGCGGTGCGCTGTACACCCAGCAGATCGTGCTGACCGCCGCCCACTGCGTGGGCGCCACCGGCAACAACACCAGCATCACCGCGACCGCCGGTGTGGTGGACCTGCAGTCCACCAACGGCCGTGTCCAGGTCCGCTCCACCAAGGTCTACCGAGCCCCCGGCTACAACGGCGACGGCAAGGACTGGGCCCTGATCAAGCTCGCCCAGCCGATCAACCTGCCGACCCTGAAGATCGCCACCACCGCGCAGTACAACACCGGCACCTTCACCGTGGCCGGCTGGGGCGCGGCCCGCGAGGGCGGTGGCCAGCAGCGCTATCTGCTCAAGGCGGACGTGCCGTTCGTCAGCGACGCCACCTGCCGTTCCTACAGCGGCTACAGCGGGCTCATCGCCGGCGAGGAGATCTGCGCCGGGTACACGGCCGGCGGCGTCGACACCTGCCAGGGCGACTCCGGCGGCCCCATGTTCCGCCGGGACGCGGCCGGTGCCTGGGTCCAGGTCGGCATAACCAGCTGGGGCATCGGCTGCGCCCGCCCCAACGCCCCCGGTGTCTACACCGAGGTCTCCACCTTCGCCTCCGCGATCGCCTCGGCGGCGGCCACCCTCTAG
- a CDS encoding ATP-binding protein, translating to MNAQPQHPYTREAFYRRDRRSVRLAREFTGDTLTEWGMAERGDDVLLCVSELATNALLHGVPAGRGFLVRLTLYSEGVLRVAVHDSGTGEVRTPDASLDAEQGRGLLLVAALADKWGVGERHPGKIVWCEFAVRE from the coding sequence ATGAACGCACAACCCCAACACCCCTACACCCGCGAGGCGTTCTACCGCCGGGACCGCAGATCGGTGCGTCTGGCACGCGAGTTCACCGGCGACACGCTGACCGAGTGGGGCATGGCCGAGCGCGGCGACGACGTACTGCTCTGCGTGAGCGAGCTCGCCACCAACGCGTTACTGCACGGCGTACCAGCAGGCCGCGGCTTCCTCGTCCGGCTCACCCTGTACTCCGAGGGCGTGCTGCGGGTCGCCGTCCACGACAGCGGGACGGGCGAAGTCCGCACGCCGGACGCTTCCTTGGACGCGGAACAGGGCCGAGGCCTTCTCCTCGTCGCCGCCCTCGCGGACAAGTGGGGGGTGGGGGAGCGGCACCCCGGCAAGATCGTGTGGTGCGAGTTCGCGGTGCGAGAGTGA
- a CDS encoding epoxide hydrolase family protein: MIKPFRIDIPQADLDDLNDRLTRTRWPNEVADAGWDYGFPLARLKELAEYWRTGYDWRAQETELNELPHFTTEIDGQNIHFVHVQSAKPDALALILTHGWPGSFLEFLDVIEPLSRDFHLVIPSIPGYGFSGPTHERGWDAVRIARAWAELMRRLGYERYGAQGGDFGAGISLALGAVAPEQVVGVHINYLPTRPDPDAGVELSATDEARLDKVRQLMAHRPPYQALQALTPQTIGYALTDSPVGQLVWIAERFAQWTDPRAPISDDRMLTDVSLYWLTATAASSARLHHDAPRGQAVPCQVPVGVAVFAHDITQSVRPLAERLYDIRHWSEFERGGHFAAMEVPELLAQDVRDFFLDTKKGPLLAERALRGRTATAGAPSERARPA, from the coding sequence ATGATCAAGCCGTTCCGCATCGACATCCCCCAGGCCGACCTCGACGACCTGAACGACCGCCTCACCCGCACCCGTTGGCCCAACGAGGTCGCCGACGCCGGATGGGACTACGGCTTCCCGCTGGCGCGGCTGAAGGAGCTCGCCGAGTACTGGCGCACCGGCTACGACTGGCGTGCGCAGGAGACCGAGCTCAACGAACTGCCGCACTTCACCACCGAGATCGACGGCCAGAACATCCACTTCGTCCACGTCCAGTCCGCGAAGCCGGACGCGCTCGCGCTGATCCTCACCCACGGCTGGCCCGGCTCGTTCCTGGAGTTCCTCGATGTGATCGAGCCGCTGTCACGCGACTTCCACCTGGTGATTCCCTCCATCCCGGGGTACGGCTTCTCCGGGCCGACCCACGAGCGCGGCTGGGACGCCGTCCGGATCGCGCGGGCCTGGGCCGAGCTGATGCGCCGTCTCGGCTACGAGCGCTACGGCGCGCAGGGCGGGGACTTCGGCGCGGGCATCTCCCTGGCGCTCGGCGCGGTGGCGCCCGAGCAGGTCGTCGGCGTGCACATCAACTACCTGCCGACCCGGCCGGACCCGGACGCCGGCGTCGAGCTGTCCGCGACGGACGAGGCCCGGCTGGACAAGGTCAGGCAGCTGATGGCCCATCGTCCGCCGTACCAGGCGCTGCAGGCCCTCACCCCCCAGACCATCGGCTACGCGCTGACCGACTCGCCGGTCGGCCAACTGGTCTGGATCGCCGAGCGCTTCGCGCAGTGGACGGACCCGCGCGCGCCGATCAGCGACGATCGGATGCTCACCGACGTCTCGCTGTACTGGCTGACCGCCACCGCGGCCTCCTCGGCGCGGCTGCACCACGACGCTCCGCGGGGGCAGGCCGTGCCGTGCCAAGTGCCGGTCGGCGTCGCGGTGTTCGCGCACGACATCACCCAGTCGGTGCGACCGCTGGCCGAGCGGCTGTACGACATCAGGCACTGGTCGGAGTTCGAGCGCGGCGGCCACTTCGCCGCGATGGAAGTGCCCGAGCTGCTCGCCCAGGACGTCCGGGACTTCTTCCTCGACACGAAGAAGGGCCCCCTCCTGGCGGAAAGGGCCCTTCGAGGTCGTACGGCTACCGCAGGCGCGCCATCAGAGCGTGCTCGACCAGCGTGA
- a CDS encoding glycoside hydrolase family 3 protein, translated as MRRTALLACAALLTGLLPLASASAVAAADPAPVPVDRFEGEVPFANPPAGGIFTWGGDTDDPPTLSLTARDDAPEGEKVLSGTYDISGYGGFTHDFAFAEPAHDWSAHRGIRFWWDGRNNGQKIAFELKDGGANGEASELWTTSFTDDFTGWKQIEIPFTDFTYRTDYQPVGGIDHVLGLTEMWGYAVTLPVGVKGEFAMDAVELYGRADQSLRASVVTDSAVHPVREGGTAKVRLTVATTGEAPLDEPVTVAYETSGGTASGADYTPVKGEYTFPAGTASGTTHTVKVPTRKDRSAEPAETIPLKLTVTGAKAPAETPQVVVDAHGLPYLDSGLPVHRRVADLLSRMSLEEKAGQMTQAERGALTSAGDIAAYDLGSLLSGGGSTPTPNTPEAWAKMIDGFQLRAQATRFQIPLIYGVDAVHGHNNVVGATIMPHNIGIGATRDPDIAYETGAVTAAEVRATGIPWDFAPCLCVTRDERWGRSYEAFGEDPALVESMETVIQGLQGRADGRDLDRDDKVLATAKHFVGDGGTEYGSSTTGTYTIDQGVTKVTREELEAVHLSPYYEAVDRGVGTVMPSYSSLDLIGDDKGPVKMHADADMINGVLKGRMDFEGFVISDWAAIDQIPGDYASDVRTSINAGLDMIMVPYAYRDFRTTLIDEVRAGRINERRIDDAVSRILTQKFKLGLFEQPYADTSGASRIGSAEHRAVAREAAAESQVLLKNSGGLLPLKRSQKVYVAGSNADDIGNQTGGWTITWQGSSGDITPGTTVLEGIRKAGGEVTWSKDASAPTAGHDVGVVVVGETPYAEGVGDVGNGNDLELSAADQAAVDKVCAAMKCAVLIVSGRPQLIGDRLGEIDALVASWLPGTEGDGVADVLYGRRPFTGQLPVTWPKSQAQLPINVGDASYDPQYPYGWGLTTLTRVPEGGTLTLKALGLAARAAERAGAEETGRAIVTKARLLVQQRIGQDVTASVAKPFAEADHLLLTGRYQAAVEKLTTAYKAA; from the coding sequence ATGCGAAGAACCGCCCTGCTCGCCTGTGCCGCCCTGCTCACCGGACTGCTCCCGCTGGCTTCCGCGAGCGCGGTGGCCGCCGCCGATCCCGCCCCCGTGCCCGTCGACCGCTTCGAGGGCGAGGTGCCCTTCGCGAATCCACCCGCCGGGGGCATCTTCACCTGGGGCGGCGACACCGACGACCCGCCCACCCTCTCGCTGACCGCCCGCGACGACGCCCCCGAGGGCGAGAAGGTGCTCTCCGGCACCTACGACATCAGCGGCTACGGCGGCTTCACCCACGACTTCGCCTTCGCCGAGCCCGCCCACGACTGGTCCGCCCACCGGGGCATCCGCTTCTGGTGGGACGGGCGGAACAACGGCCAGAAGATCGCCTTCGAACTCAAGGACGGCGGCGCCAACGGTGAGGCGTCCGAGCTGTGGACGACGTCCTTCACCGACGACTTCACCGGCTGGAAACAGATCGAGATCCCCTTCACCGACTTCACTTACCGAACCGACTACCAGCCCGTCGGCGGCATCGACCACGTCCTCGGCCTCACCGAGATGTGGGGGTACGCCGTCACGCTCCCCGTCGGCGTCAAGGGCGAGTTCGCGATGGACGCCGTCGAGCTGTACGGCCGGGCGGACCAGTCGCTGCGGGCCTCCGTCGTGACCGACTCCGCCGTCCACCCGGTGCGGGAGGGCGGCACGGCGAAGGTGCGGCTCACGGTCGCGACCACCGGCGAGGCCCCCCTCGACGAGCCGGTGACCGTGGCGTACGAGACGAGCGGCGGCACCGCCTCCGGCGCCGACTACACCCCCGTCAAGGGCGAGTACACCTTCCCCGCTGGCACCGCCTCCGGCACCACCCACACCGTCAAGGTCCCCACGCGCAAGGACAGGTCCGCCGAACCCGCCGAGACCATCCCTCTGAAGCTCACGGTCACCGGAGCCAAGGCGCCCGCCGAAACCCCGCAGGTCGTCGTCGACGCCCATGGACTGCCGTATCTCGACAGCGGGTTGCCGGTGCACAGGCGCGTCGCCGATCTCCTCTCCCGCATGTCCCTGGAGGAGAAGGCCGGCCAGATGACCCAGGCGGAGCGCGGCGCGCTCACGAGCGCCGGGGACATCGCCGCGTACGACCTCGGCTCACTCCTCTCCGGCGGCGGCTCGACACCGACGCCCAACACCCCCGAGGCCTGGGCGAAGATGATCGACGGCTTCCAGCTGCGCGCGCAGGCCACCCGCTTCCAGATCCCGCTGATCTACGGCGTCGACGCGGTGCACGGCCACAACAACGTGGTCGGCGCGACGATCATGCCGCACAACATCGGCATCGGAGCGACCAGAGATCCCGACATCGCCTACGAGACGGGCGCGGTGACCGCCGCCGAGGTGCGCGCCACCGGCATCCCCTGGGACTTCGCCCCCTGCCTGTGCGTCACCCGCGACGAACGCTGGGGCCGCTCCTACGAGGCCTTCGGCGAGGACCCGGCGCTGGTCGAGTCGATGGAGACGGTCATCCAGGGCCTTCAGGGCCGCGCGGACGGCCGTGACCTGGACCGCGACGACAAGGTCCTGGCCACCGCCAAGCACTTCGTCGGCGACGGCGGCACCGAGTACGGCTCCTCGACCACCGGCACCTACACGATCGACCAGGGCGTCACCAAGGTCACCCGCGAGGAGCTGGAGGCGGTTCACCTGTCGCCGTACTACGAGGCCGTCGACCGGGGCGTGGGCACGGTCATGCCGTCCTACTCCTCCCTCGACCTGATCGGCGACGACAAGGGCCCGGTCAAGATGCACGCCGACGCGGACATGATCAACGGCGTGCTGAAGGGCCGGATGGACTTCGAGGGCTTCGTCATCAGCGACTGGGCGGCCATCGACCAGATCCCGGGCGACTACGCCTCCGACGTCCGTACGTCGATCAACGCCGGCCTCGACATGATCATGGTCCCGTACGCCTACCGGGACTTCCGCACCACCCTGATCGACGAGGTGCGGGCGGGCCGGATCAACGAGCGGCGGATCGACGACGCCGTCTCCCGCATCCTCACGCAGAAGTTCAAGCTGGGCCTCTTCGAGCAGCCGTACGCCGACACCAGCGGCGCGTCGAGGATCGGCTCCGCCGAACACCGCGCGGTGGCGCGCGAGGCGGCGGCCGAGTCGCAGGTGCTGCTGAAGAACAGCGGCGGCCTGCTGCCCCTGAAGCGCTCCCAGAAGGTGTACGTCGCCGGATCCAACGCCGACGACATCGGCAACCAGACCGGCGGCTGGACCATCACCTGGCAGGGCTCGTCCGGTGACATCACTCCTGGGACGACCGTCCTGGAGGGCATCCGCAAGGCGGGCGGGGAGGTCACCTGGTCCAAGGACGCCTCCGCGCCGACCGCCGGTCATGACGTCGGCGTCGTGGTGGTCGGCGAGACCCCGTACGCCGAGGGCGTCGGAGACGTCGGCAACGGCAACGATCTGGAGCTGAGCGCCGCCGATCAGGCAGCCGTGGACAAGGTGTGCGCGGCGATGAAGTGCGCGGTGCTGATCGTCTCCGGGCGCCCGCAGCTGATCGGCGACCGGCTCGGCGAGATCGACGCGCTGGTCGCGTCCTGGCTGCCGGGCACGGAGGGCGACGGTGTGGCCGACGTGCTGTACGGCAGGCGGCCCTTCACCGGGCAGCTGCCGGTGACCTGGCCGAAGTCGCAGGCCCAGCTGCCGATCAACGTCGGGGACGCCTCGTACGACCCGCAGTACCCGTACGGCTGGGGTCTGACCACCCTGACCAGGGTCCCCGAGGGCGGCACCCTGACCCTGAAGGCGCTCGGCCTCGCGGCCAGGGCGGCGGAGAGGGCGGGCGCCGAGGAGACGGGCCGCGCGATCGTCACCAAGGCGCGGCTGCTCGTCCAGCAGCGGATCGGGCAGGACGTCACGGCCTCGGTGGCGAAGCCGTTCGCCGAGGCGGACCACCTGCTGCTGACCGGCCGGTACCAAGCGGCGGTGGAGAAACTGACCACCGCGTACAAGGCGGCGTGA
- a CDS encoding acyl-CoA carboxylase subunit beta, producing the protein MTVLDEATGEATGEPADARGRVAELHEIRAQALAGPSERATEAQHAKGKLTARERIELLLDPGSFREVEQLRRHRATGFGLEAKKPYTDGVITGWGTVEGRTVFVYAHDFRIFGGALGEAHATKIHKIMDMAIAAGAPLVSLNDGAGARIQEGVSALAGYGGIFQRNTKASGVIPQISVMLGPCAGGAAYSPALTDFVFMVRETSQMFITGPDVVKAVTGEEITQNGLGGADVHAETSGVCHFAYDDEETCLAEVRYLLSLLPQNNRENPPRVESSDAPDRRSDVLLDLVPADGNRPYDMTKVIEEIVDDGEYLEVHERWARNIICALARLDGQVVGIIANQPQVLAGVLDIEASEKAARFVQMCDAFNVPIVTFLDVPGFLPGVDQEHGGIIRHGAKLLYAYCNATVPRISLILRKAYGGAYIVMDSQSIGADLTYAWPTNEIAVMGAEGAANVIFRRQIADAEDPEAMRQKMVKEYKSELMHPYYAAERGLVDDVIDPAETREVLIRSLAMLHTKHADLPSRKHGNPPQ; encoded by the coding sequence ATGACCGTTTTGGATGAGGCGACGGGTGAGGCGACCGGCGAGCCGGCGGACGCGCGCGGGCGAGTGGCCGAGCTGCACGAGATCCGTGCGCAGGCGCTGGCCGGCCCCAGCGAGAGGGCGACCGAGGCCCAGCACGCCAAGGGCAAGCTGACCGCCCGGGAGCGCATCGAGCTGCTCCTGGACCCGGGCTCCTTCCGCGAGGTCGAGCAACTGCGCCGGCACCGGGCGACCGGCTTCGGCCTGGAGGCCAAGAAGCCGTACACCGACGGTGTCATCACCGGCTGGGGCACGGTGGAGGGCCGTACGGTCTTCGTCTACGCCCACGACTTCCGCATCTTCGGCGGCGCCCTCGGTGAGGCGCACGCCACCAAGATCCACAAGATCATGGACATGGCCATCGCGGCCGGTGCCCCGCTGGTGTCGCTCAACGACGGCGCCGGCGCCCGGATCCAGGAGGGCGTCAGCGCCCTGGCCGGCTACGGCGGCATCTTCCAGCGCAACACCAAGGCGTCCGGCGTCATCCCGCAGATCAGCGTGATGCTCGGCCCGTGCGCGGGCGGCGCGGCGTACTCGCCCGCCCTGACCGACTTCGTCTTCATGGTCCGCGAGACCTCGCAGATGTTCATCACCGGCCCGGACGTGGTCAAGGCGGTGACCGGCGAGGAGATCACCCAGAACGGCCTGGGCGGCGCCGACGTGCACGCCGAGACCTCCGGCGTCTGCCACTTCGCGTACGACGACGAGGAGACCTGCCTCGCCGAGGTGCGCTACCTCCTCTCCCTCCTCCCGCAGAACAACCGGGAGAACCCGCCCCGGGTGGAGTCCTCCGACGCCCCCGACCGCCGCTCCGACGTCCTGCTGGACCTGGTGCCGGCGGACGGGAACCGGCCGTACGACATGACGAAGGTCATCGAGGAGATCGTCGACGACGGCGAGTACCTGGAGGTCCACGAGCGCTGGGCGCGCAACATCATCTGCGCGCTGGCCCGGCTGGACGGCCAGGTGGTCGGCATCATCGCCAACCAGCCGCAGGTGCTGGCGGGCGTCCTGGATATCGAGGCGAGTGAAAAAGCTGCACGCTTTGTCCAGATGTGTGACGCTTTTAACGTCCCGATCGTGACCTTCCTGGACGTCCCCGGGTTCCTTCCGGGTGTCGACCAGGAGCACGGCGGGATCATCCGTCACGGGGCGAAGCTGCTGTACGCGTACTGCAACGCGACCGTGCCGCGGATCTCCCTGATCCTGCGCAAGGCCTACGGAGGTGCCTACATCGTCATGGACAGCCAGTCCATCGGCGCGGACCTCACGTACGCCTGGCCGACGAACGAGATCGCCGTGATGGGCGCGGAGGGTGCCGCCAACGTCATCTTCCGCCGCCAGATCGCCGACGCCGAGGACCCCGAGGCCATGCGTCAGAAGATGGTCAAGGAGTACAAGTCCGAGCTCATGCACCCGTACTACGCGGCTGAGCGCGGCCTGGTGGACGACGTCATCGACCCCGCCGAGACCCGCGAGGTCCTCATCCGCTCCCTGGCGATGCTGCACACCAAGCACGCCGACCTGCCCTCGCGCAAGCACGGCAACCCCCCGCAGTAA
- a CDS encoding YceI family protein, translated as MGIFGSKNTSTANTAVNPELAALTGDYTLDPAHTTIGFVARHAMVTNVKGKFLDFTGSLHLDGADPSKSTATIDVTMDSIDTGNADRDTHLKSSDFFTTEEFPTMTFRSTKAEALGGDDYRITGDLSILGVTKPITIDLEFNGAAKDPFGNDRVGFEGKAEILRSEWGLTWNAALETGGFLVSDKIKLNFDISAIKNA; from the coding sequence ATGGGCATCTTCGGCAGCAAGAACACCTCGACCGCGAACACCGCCGTGAACCCGGAGCTGGCCGCCCTGACCGGCGACTACACGCTCGACCCCGCGCACACCACGATCGGCTTCGTCGCCCGGCACGCCATGGTGACGAACGTGAAGGGCAAGTTCCTCGACTTCACCGGCTCGCTGCACCTGGACGGCGCCGACCCGTCGAAGTCCACCGCGACCATCGACGTCACGATGGACAGCATCGACACGGGCAACGCCGACCGGGACACCCACCTGAAGAGCTCGGACTTCTTCACCACGGAAGAGTTCCCGACGATGACGTTCCGCTCCACCAAGGCGGAGGCGCTCGGCGGCGACGACTACCGCATCACCGGTGACCTGTCGATCCTCGGTGTCACCAAGCCGATCACGATCGACCTGGAGTTCAACGGCGCCGCGAAGGACCCCTTCGGCAACGACCGGGTCGGCTTCGAGGGCAAGGCCGAGATCCTGCGTTCCGAGTGGGGCCTGACCTGGAACGCGGCGCTGGAGACGGGCGGTTTCCTGGTCTCCGACAAGATCAAGCTGAACTTCGACATCTCGGCGATCAAGAACGCGTGA
- a CDS encoding DUF2269 domain-containing protein, which produces MKLSRPARRALLVTHVTASASWLGLTLGLLALGATAATTDSAVTVEASVRAMKLFADWLLLPVAFCTLVSGLLLSLGTQWGLARHRWVYTKFWLTLATTTATAFALRPGVNAAVTAVAAGEGLPEAGDILMGPVVSLSAYVFMTVISILKPWGLTRRGRRMRAAARGTVTAGRVTETA; this is translated from the coding sequence GTGAAACTCAGCCGCCCCGCACGCCGGGCCCTTCTTGTCACGCATGTAACCGCCTCCGCGAGCTGGCTCGGGCTCACGCTCGGGCTGCTCGCGCTCGGCGCCACCGCGGCCACCACCGACTCCGCCGTGACGGTGGAGGCGTCGGTGCGGGCCATGAAGCTCTTCGCCGACTGGCTCCTGCTTCCTGTCGCGTTCTGCACGCTAGTAAGCGGTCTGCTGCTGTCGTTGGGCACCCAGTGGGGACTGGCCAGGCACCGGTGGGTCTACACGAAGTTCTGGCTGACCCTGGCCACGACCACCGCCACGGCCTTCGCCCTGCGTCCGGGAGTGAACGCCGCGGTCACGGCTGTGGCGGCCGGGGAAGGACTGCCGGAGGCCGGCGACATCCTCATGGGACCGGTCGTGTCGCTGTCCGCCTACGTCTTCATGACGGTGATCTCGATACTCAAGCCCTGGGGACTGACCCGCCGGGGCCGCAGGATGCGGGCTGCGGCGCGCGGAACGGTGACGGCCGGGCGGGTCACCGAGACTGCCTAG
- a CDS encoding DUF397 domain-containing protein has product MKTAWFKSSYSGSEGGNCLEVAYTWRKSSYSSNEGGDCVEVATHTTAIHIRDSKTPDGPILTVSPDTWTTFLARGRRRD; this is encoded by the coding sequence ATGAAGACCGCGTGGTTCAAGTCCAGCTACAGCGGCAGCGAAGGCGGCAACTGCCTCGAAGTCGCCTACACCTGGCGCAAGTCCAGCTACAGCAGCAACGAGGGCGGCGACTGCGTCGAGGTCGCCACTCACACCACCGCCATCCACATCCGCGACTCAAAGACCCCCGACGGCCCGATCCTCACCGTCTCCCCCGACACCTGGACCACCTTCCTCGCTCGGGGCCGGCGCCGGGACTAG